In Flavobacterium gelatinilyticum, a genomic segment contains:
- a CDS encoding DinB family protein encodes MKNTVTFFTLAFISLSGYTCNAQQINANQIKATTMRTTPVKTEKNLLTAQERDYAVQFLKETESGVFDAVKSLNGEQSTFKPAADKWSVEDCVKHIAAAEKVLWAMIEESLKHPANPEKREGIKFTDQQLIKAVEDRSQKSKTFQALEPANSNHKTMAEALASFKENREKLITFVKSTREDLRNHVSVLPIGTYDAYQFILLISAHSNRHTQQIEEIKANIDFPKK; translated from the coding sequence ATGAAAAACACAGTTACCTTTTTTACACTGGCTTTTATCAGCCTTAGCGGTTATACATGTAATGCCCAGCAAATAAATGCTAATCAAATAAAAGCAACGACTATGAGAACAACACCTGTTAAAACTGAAAAAAATCTTCTTACGGCTCAGGAAAGGGATTATGCTGTTCAATTTTTAAAAGAAACCGAATCAGGGGTTTTTGATGCAGTAAAAAGCCTGAACGGGGAACAATCAACATTTAAGCCTGCTGCCGACAAATGGAGTGTGGAAGATTGTGTCAAACATATTGCTGCTGCAGAAAAAGTACTTTGGGCGATGATCGAAGAATCATTAAAGCATCCGGCAAACCCCGAAAAAAGAGAAGGAATTAAATTTACGGATCAGCAATTAATCAAGGCCGTGGAAGATCGCTCGCAAAAATCAAAAACATTCCAGGCTTTAGAACCGGCAAATTCGAATCATAAAACAATGGCGGAGGCGCTTGCTTCTTTTAAAGAGAACCGTGAAAAATTGATCACTTTTGTTAAAAGCACAAGAGAAGACTTACGAAACCATGTATCTGTGCTTCCTATCGGCACCTATGATGCGTATCAATTCATACTGCTCATTTCGGCCCACAGTAATAGGCATACACAGCAAATTGAGGAGATAAAAGCTAATATTGATTTTCCAAAGAAATAA
- a CDS encoding RNA polymerase sigma factor, whose protein sequence is MSQEELLVLIRKKDERAFTHLYDMYSKSLFSVINVLVKNREEAEDVLQEVFVKIWKNIDTYSESKGRFYTWILNIARNTSIDKLRSKNFNNTQKNLSSDNFVNLLDDSNKLTNRIDSIGIQEFVKKLKPKCIEIIDLLFFKGYTQQEASEELAMPLGTIKTQNRNCINDLRNYLKI, encoded by the coding sequence ATGAGCCAAGAAGAATTATTGGTATTAATCCGCAAAAAAGATGAAAGAGCTTTCACCCATCTCTACGATATGTACTCAAAAAGCTTATTTTCGGTCATAAATGTTCTGGTAAAAAACCGGGAAGAAGCCGAAGATGTCCTGCAGGAAGTCTTTGTAAAAATCTGGAAGAACATCGATACATACAGCGAAAGCAAGGGCCGGTTCTACACCTGGATCCTTAATATTGCAAGGAATACATCTATTGACAAGCTGCGATCCAAAAATTTCAACAACACCCAAAAAAACCTTTCCTCGGATAATTTCGTAAATCTATTAGATGATAGCAACAAGCTCACAAACAGAATTGATTCTATAGGAATTCAGGAATTCGTAAAAAAACTGAAACCTAAATGTATCGAGATTATTGATTTGCTATTCTTTAAGGGATATACCCAACAGGAAGCATCGGAAGAGCTTGCCATGCCGCTGGGCACTATCAAAACACAAAACAGAAACTGTATCAACGATTTAAGAAATTATTTAAAGATATAA
- a CDS encoding OB-fold protein: protein MRKKILITIFLFIIIGISACLYIYKGHRNIESETADYVVTVNELEREFTSNDSLAYIKYQDKTIELSARVTSIDKANNGIVMSEKVFVTFKNRLPQNIISGKTLKIKGRFLGYDELLQEFKIDQSSVVH, encoded by the coding sequence ATGAGAAAAAAAATACTAATTACAATTTTCCTTTTTATAATAATCGGAATTTCCGCATGCCTCTACATCTACAAAGGGCATAGAAATATAGAATCAGAAACTGCCGATTATGTTGTAACCGTTAACGAACTAGAAAGAGAGTTTACTTCAAACGACTCTCTGGCTTACATCAAATATCAGGACAAAACAATTGAACTATCTGCACGAGTAACAAGTATTGATAAAGCCAATAATGGAATTGTTATGAGCGAAAAAGTATTTGTGACATTCAAAAACCGTTTGCCGCAAAATATTATATCTGGAAAAACCCTAAAAATTAAAGGGCGTTTTTTAGGATATGACGAATTGCTCCAGGAATTTAAAATAGACCAATCTTCAGTTGTACACTAA
- a CDS encoding YceI family protein, which produces MKKIIIMPMLLASFIVFSQEKIVTKSATITLEASVPSFQPVVGTNSSVTFVLNPVTGEVASLALMKGFEFEMALMEEHFNENYMETDKYPKAIFRGQIEGFDIKNLTEDYKDYIIKGKLEVHGKSKDISASAKITRSGSRVTLISDFEINASDFNIPIPALIKYKLDNKVKIQIIAVLK; this is translated from the coding sequence ATGAAGAAAATCATAATTATGCCAATGCTATTGGCTTCTTTTATTGTTTTTTCACAAGAGAAAATAGTAACCAAATCAGCAACAATAACCCTTGAAGCTTCAGTTCCCTCTTTTCAGCCGGTTGTGGGAACTAACAGCAGCGTAACTTTTGTTTTAAATCCCGTAACAGGAGAAGTAGCAAGTCTGGCTTTAATGAAAGGATTTGAATTTGAAATGGCATTAATGGAAGAACATTTTAATGAAAATTACATGGAAACCGATAAATATCCAAAAGCTATTTTTAGAGGGCAAATAGAAGGATTCGACATTAAAAATCTAACTGAAGATTATAAAGATTATATCATAAAAGGAAAATTAGAAGTACATGGAAAATCCAAGGATATAAGTGCCAGTGCAAAAATTACAAGATCGGGTTCCAGAGTCACCCTTATATCTGATTTTGAAATAAATGCAAGTGATTTTAACATTCCAATTCCAGCGCTTATTAAATATAAACTGGATAATAAAGTCAAAATTCAAATTATTGCAGTTTTAAAATAA
- the hemA gene encoding glutamyl-tRNA reductase translates to MENFNMSRSTTFYALGLSYKKADAAIRGKFSLDTKAQSDLLMQAKAEGIESLIVTSTCNRTEIYGFAHHPYELIKLLCENSNGSVEEFRQAAYIYKNQEAVSHMFRVGTGLDSQILGDFEIISQIKTAFNNSKREGLVNTFLDRLVNTVIQASKKVKTETKISSGATSVSFASVQYIIRNVADIGNKNILLFGTGKIGRNTCENLVKHTKNSHIALINRTKNKAELLASKLNVIVKDYADLKQELQQADVLVVATGAQNPTIDKTSLALQKPLLILDLSIPRNVDTNVEEIPGVTLIHLDDLSQITDDTLEKRKQHIPAAEAIIDDLKLELNTWVNGRKCAPTIHALKSKLNDIVSAEFTFQKKKTTHFDDAQMDLISSRIIQKLTNHFAAHLKNENTSVDQSIEFIEKVFQIGELAPNKAFSPIEEKYKINLS, encoded by the coding sequence ATGGAAAATTTTAATATGTCCAGATCCACTACTTTTTACGCATTAGGGTTAAGCTATAAGAAAGCAGATGCAGCAATTAGAGGAAAATTTAGTTTAGATACTAAAGCGCAATCTGATTTATTGATGCAGGCCAAAGCGGAAGGTATAGAATCATTAATAGTTACTTCTACCTGCAATAGAACTGAAATTTATGGTTTTGCCCATCATCCTTATGAACTCATCAAACTGCTTTGCGAAAATAGCAATGGATCTGTAGAAGAATTTCGGCAGGCTGCTTATATCTATAAGAATCAAGAAGCTGTCAGCCACATGTTTCGGGTAGGAACAGGTTTAGACAGTCAGATTCTGGGTGATTTTGAAATCATCAGCCAGATTAAAACCGCCTTTAACAATAGTAAACGGGAAGGTTTGGTCAATACATTTCTGGACCGGTTGGTAAATACAGTTATTCAGGCGAGCAAAAAAGTTAAAACGGAGACGAAAATTTCTTCTGGTGCAACTTCAGTTTCTTTTGCATCAGTGCAGTATATTATCCGAAATGTGGCGGATATTGGAAACAAAAATATTTTGTTATTCGGAACGGGGAAAATAGGAAGAAATACGTGCGAAAACTTAGTAAAACATACTAAAAACAGCCATATTGCCCTTATAAACAGAACAAAAAACAAAGCCGAGTTACTGGCTAGCAAGCTGAATGTTATTGTAAAAGATTATGCTGATTTAAAACAGGAACTGCAACAGGCCGATGTGCTGGTTGTAGCTACAGGAGCACAAAATCCGACTATTGACAAAACATCGCTTGCTTTACAGAAACCCTTATTGATCTTGGATTTATCCATCCCTCGCAATGTAGATACCAATGTAGAAGAAATCCCCGGTGTAACTTTGATACATCTGGATGATTTATCTCAAATTACTGATGACACGCTAGAAAAGAGAAAACAGCATATTCCTGCTGCGGAAGCCATTATTGATGATCTGAAATTAGAACTGAATACCTGGGTGAACGGCCGAAAATGTGCTCCGACTATTCATGCCTTAAAATCCAAGCTAAATGATATTGTATCAGCAGAATTTACTTTTCAAAAAAAGAAAACAACCCATTTTGATGATGCACAGATGGATTTAATCAGTTCAAGAATTATTCAAAAATTAACAAACCATTTTGCAGCCCACTTAAAAAATGAAAATACTTCAGTAGATCAAAGTATTGAATTTATTGAAAAAGTATTTCAGATAGGAGAACTTGCACCGAATAAGGCTTTTTCACCAATAGAAGAAAAATACAAAATCAATCTGTCATAA
- a CDS encoding anti-sigma factor — translation MEDKQYIESGILELYVYGLLTEKENLEIAELARENPEVESEIISIEKAVSVLSSSFSPFHSVANFEKTKARLELNHGKVVNIKSPSNRSQYLSWAAAVLLLLGFGYQTLELAKSKQAVSEAGGEKNKIEREYAFLDQQNKQSEKNLSIVRDIKNTSVTLGGQSVSPASFAKVYWNKETKTTYIDAAGLPNPPKGMVYQVWSLKLSPVLTPTSIGLLDNFEANSQKIFAVSQTDSAEAFGITLEPAGGSLTPTMEQLYTLGKV, via the coding sequence ATGGAAGATAAGCAATATATTGAATCAGGCATTTTAGAACTTTACGTTTACGGCCTGCTGACAGAAAAAGAGAACCTGGAAATTGCCGAACTGGCCAGAGAAAACCCCGAGGTTGAAAGTGAAATCATTTCTATAGAAAAAGCTGTTTCGGTCTTATCATCAAGCTTCTCACCTTTCCATTCGGTTGCCAATTTCGAGAAAACAAAAGCGCGTTTAGAGCTTAACCATGGTAAAGTTGTCAATATAAAATCACCATCAAACCGTTCGCAGTACTTGAGCTGGGCGGCTGCCGTATTACTACTCTTAGGTTTTGGATATCAGACTTTAGAACTGGCAAAATCTAAACAGGCAGTCTCTGAGGCTGGAGGCGAAAAAAATAAAATTGAAAGAGAATATGCTTTTTTAGACCAGCAGAATAAACAGAGTGAGAAAAACCTGAGCATTGTGAGAGACATTAAAAACACAAGCGTTACTCTGGGCGGACAATCAGTATCTCCGGCATCATTTGCAAAAGTGTACTGGAACAAAGAAACAAAAACGACTTATATCGACGCGGCAGGTCTGCCAAACCCTCCAAAAGGAATGGTTTACCAGGTTTGGTCTTTAAAACTAAGTCCGGTGCTTACACCAACAAGTATTGGTCTGCTGGATAATTTTGAAGCAAACTCTCAAAAAATCTTCGCCGTAAGCCAAACCGATTCCGCTGAGGCTTTTGGCATCACGCTGGAACCTGCAGGGGGAAGCCTTACACCTACAATGGAGCAGCTTTATACTTTAGGAAAAGTCTAA
- a CDS encoding DUF5777 family beta-barrel protein, with product MKNFILLFFLFPLLTFSQTDLLSGVETPSAKEKVTSAFKALKIVNLESTKLAAKGDLYFVVAHRFGSIKDGFEGFYGLDNANTQIKFIYGVTNELNVSAARSEFAYDFATKYMLLPQIKDGFPVTIAGFNSLSINNTLKESLYPKLQFKDRLTYVAQLLISRKFSEKLSLEIVPSFFHQNFVDDVDQSNSQYAIGFGGRYKFAKRWSLNMDYAAHLNRAPNSLYKNPLSIGFDLETGGHVFQMHFTSSQAIDEAGYLGRTTGDWTKGDIFFGFNLARVF from the coding sequence ATGAAAAACTTTATTCTATTATTTTTTTTATTTCCGCTCTTAACCTTCTCCCAAACCGATTTATTGTCTGGAGTAGAAACTCCTTCTGCAAAAGAAAAAGTGACATCTGCATTCAAAGCCTTAAAAATCGTTAATCTCGAATCTACTAAATTGGCCGCAAAAGGCGATTTGTATTTTGTTGTTGCACACCGATTCGGCTCTATTAAAGATGGCTTTGAAGGTTTCTATGGACTCGATAATGCCAATACGCAGATTAAATTTATTTACGGTGTAACAAATGAACTCAACGTAAGTGCCGCCAGAAGTGAATTTGCTTATGATTTTGCGACAAAGTATATGTTGCTTCCTCAAATAAAGGACGGTTTTCCTGTTACTATCGCCGGCTTTAATAGTTTGTCTATCAACAATACATTAAAAGAAAGCCTGTATCCTAAACTTCAATTTAAAGACAGGCTTACGTATGTTGCGCAGCTGCTGATTTCCAGAAAATTCTCTGAAAAGCTGTCTTTAGAAATTGTGCCGTCATTCTTTCATCAAAACTTTGTTGATGACGTAGACCAAAGCAATTCCCAATATGCCATAGGATTTGGAGGAAGATATAAATTCGCTAAGCGCTGGTCCTTAAATATGGATTATGCGGCGCATTTAAACAGGGCGCCAAATTCTCTTTATAAAAATCCATTATCTATAGGTTTTGATTTAGAAACCGGCGGACATGTTTTCCAAATGCATTTTACCAGTTCACAGGCAATTGATGAGGCTGGGTATCTGGGAAGAACCACTGGCGACTGGACAAAAGGAGATATATTTTTTGGATTCAATCTTGCCAGGGTTTTCTAG
- a CDS encoding GlxA family transcriptional regulator, which produces MKNLTILVPDGENNLSSIVGAYKIFTRANNYQKEIGKREIFNIELAGISDEVGFYGGLFTARPHKNIAEISKTDLVIIPSLNHNYQQAIKVNGQLIDWLGKQYRYGASIASICTGAYLLAASGLLDGKSCSTHWSAANELKQRYPKVNLQTDQLITDEKGIYTNGGAYSFLNLILYLVEKYYDRQTAIFCSKVFQIDIGRQNQSTFIIFEGQKTHSDELVKKAQVYMESKPEEKISIEHLAASLAIGRRNFDRRFIKATGNTPTEYLQRIKVEAAKKSFETSRRTINEIMYEVGYSDLKAFREVFRKITGLSPLEYRNKYNKDVMQGG; this is translated from the coding sequence ATGAAAAACTTAACCATACTTGTTCCTGACGGCGAAAATAACCTGAGCAGCATTGTTGGCGCCTATAAGATTTTTACGCGGGCTAACAACTATCAGAAAGAAATTGGAAAAAGAGAAATTTTCAACATTGAACTGGCAGGGATTTCAGACGAAGTCGGGTTCTATGGCGGATTGTTTACTGCAAGACCGCACAAAAATATAGCAGAAATCAGCAAAACCGACCTTGTTATTATACCATCGTTAAACCATAATTATCAGCAGGCTATTAAAGTTAATGGCCAATTGATAGATTGGTTAGGAAAACAATATCGATATGGAGCCAGCATTGCCAGTATATGTACCGGAGCTTACCTTTTGGCAGCATCAGGATTACTGGACGGTAAGAGTTGTTCTACCCATTGGTCAGCTGCAAATGAACTAAAGCAGCGCTATCCTAAAGTCAATCTACAAACCGATCAGCTGATCACAGATGAAAAGGGAATTTATACCAATGGCGGGGCTTATTCTTTCCTGAACCTTATCCTTTATCTGGTGGAGAAATATTACGACAGACAAACTGCCATTTTTTGTTCCAAGGTTTTCCAGATTGATATAGGCAGGCAAAATCAGTCAACTTTTATTATTTTCGAGGGACAAAAAACACATAGCGATGAACTGGTTAAAAAAGCACAGGTATATATGGAAAGCAAACCGGAAGAAAAGATCTCAATTGAACATCTGGCCGCCAGTCTTGCCATTGGCAGGCGCAACTTTGACCGTCGCTTTATAAAAGCTACTGGTAATACGCCAACAGAATATCTGCAAAGGATAAAAGTAGAAGCTGCTAAAAAATCTTTCGAAACAAGCCGCAGGACTATTAATGAAATTATGTACGAGGTGGGTTATTCAGACCTTAAAGCCTTCCGGGAGGTGTTTAGGAAAATTACAGGGCTGTCGCCATTAGAATATCGGAACAAATACAATAAAGATGTAATGCAGGGCGGATAA